The sequence below is a genomic window from Lysobacter capsici.
CAGAATGCAGCGAACCCGCCGGGGCCGGACTCATGCGCATCCTGCTGATCGAAGACGAACTCGAGTTTGCCGCAGCCCTGACGCTGGCGCTGAAGCACTACGACATGGTCGCCGACCACGTCCCAACGCTGGGCGAAGGCCAAGCCGCCGCGATGGGCGATGTCCACGATGCGATCGTGCTCGACCGGAGCCTGCCCGACGGCGATGGAGTGGCCTTGATACCCCGTCTGCGGGCGATGGGCCTGCGCACGCCGGTCATCGTACTGACCGCGCGCGGAGATCTGTCGGATCGCGTCGTCGGCCTGGACGCCGGCGCGGACGATTATCTGGTCAAACCCTTTGCGATCGAAGAACTGCTCGCGCGGTTGCGCGCCGTGTTGCGTCGGCCGGCACGGATGGCGTCCGACACGGTGCGTATCGGACTTCTCGCATTCGATCTGGTCGCCCGGCTGGCGGAGGTGGAGGGCCGGCCGCTGGAGCTTCCGCGGCGGGAATTGTTGCTGCTCGAAGCCCTGCTGCGGCGTCGAGGCCGCACCGTCATGCGCAGCGTGATCGAGGAATCGGTCTACGGATTCGACGACGACATACAGTCGAATACGCTCGACTCCCACGTCTCGCGCCTGCGCCGCAAGCTGTCGGAGGCCGGCGCCGGCGTGGAGATCCACAGTATCCGGGGCATCGGCTATCTGCTGCGGGAAGCCGTATGACCGGCGCACGCTCGCACTCCTTGAAGCGGCGCTTGCTGTGGAGGCTGCTGGTACTGCAAGGCGCCCTGCTCGCCATCTTTGGACTGCTGATCGTGTTGGCGCTGTTCAGCACCAACATCGCAAAGGACGCCGACAACGCGGTCGAGATTCTCCAGCACGCGTTGACGCTCGACCGCAGCGGCCGGATGACATTGCGCGAAACGCCGGATCTCATGCAGCTGCGCGGCGAAATTCCGACCTTGTGGTACATCATCCGCGACCAGCGAGGCCGCGAACTGCGCCACGGCCCGATACCGCCGGAATTCGCCGCTATCGGCGGCGCGTTGGACCAGGTCAGTCAAGCACGTCTTGGCTACCTGATAGACGACGACAAGGCGACCGGCGCCCGCCTCAAACGGGTCGAAACCTCGTTCGGCCGGGTCCAGATATTGACCACTGAAGAAGGACGGGTGATGGCGCCCGGCCGCGCGACCTGGCTGATTCTGACGGTAATGGCGACCGTCATACTGCCGCTGCTGGTCCTGATGACTGTGGTCACCTCAATCGCCACTCCCAAGGTCGTTCGCTGGTCATTGAGAAGCCTGGAACCTGTTGTCGAAATCGCTCGCGAGCTCGACGTCGAACGCCGCGGAGAACGCCTGCCCGAGGCCGACGTTCCCGACGAGGTGCTGCCCTTGGTGTCCGCGGTCAACGATGCCCTGGGCCGTTACGATGAAGGCCACGAGCGGCGTCGGCGTTTTCTCGCCGACGCCGCGCACGAACTGCGCACGCCTATCGCGATCCTCAATGCCCGCCTGGAATCGATGCCATCCTCTCCCGAGCGCGCGCGACTGCTGCAGGACCTCGCGCGACTGTCCGTGCTGGCGGAGCACTTGCTGAACCTGCAACGCCTGGACCGAACCAATCCGAATTTCCAGCCGCTCGATCTGGTCGATCTGGCGCAACAGACCGCGGCGAATATGGCGCCGCTCGCGATTGGCGCGGGGTACGAGCTTGGCTTCGAAACCGATATCGATTCCGCGCCCGTCGCCGGCGATGCCTTGGCGCTGGAGCGCGTACTGGTGAACCTGGTCCACAACGCCATCGAGTACGGCGGCAACCACGGTTCGATCACGATCTTCGTCGGCCGCGACCACAGCCATGGCATCGTCGAAATCTCGGACCAAGGGCCCGGCATCCGTCCGGAGCATCGCGAGAAAGTCTTCGAACGCTTCTATCGCATTCAAGACAATCAACGCGGCAGCGGACTGGGATTGAACCTGGTCCGGGACATCGTGCGATTGCATCGCGGTTCCATCGACATCGTGGACGCCCCGCAGGAAGGCGCCCGTTTCCGGCTGCTATTGCCGTTGTCGCACCCACGGCTCAGGGCATAGGGCCGCCGGCGTCCTAGCGACGCACATGAAACCCGCTGCCGCCGAGCAGCCCCTCTATCTCCTGCAAATCGACAAGATTGAAATCCCCCGGCACCGAGTGCTTCAGGCTTGCAGCGGCCAATGCGAAATTCAGCCCGTCCTCGTCGCTCATTTCCCGCAACGCACCATGCAGCAGCCCGGCCGCGAACGCATCGCCGGTGCCGATGCGATCCACGATCGACGGCAACTCATGCGATGGCGTCCAGATCACCGAGCCGTCGCGATCGAACAGCACCGCCGACAACGCATGATGATCGACATTGCGTTGCAGCCGCTGGGTGCAGGCCAGCCGTTGCAGGTTCGGGAACGCGGCGAATGCCAGCTCGGCCGCCTTGGCCAGACCACCGTCGGCGGCGTGCGGGTCGATCTGCATCGCCAGGGCGACGGCGATGTCGCGATGATCGGCGATGAGTACGTCGGCCTGACTCATCAACTCATGCAGGATCGGCGCCGGATCGGCGCCCCATTCCTTCCACAACGAACTGCGGAAGTTGCCGTCGAAGCAAATCCGCACGCCGGCCTGACGCGCGGCGCGCGCGGCGGCGATCGCGGCGGCCGCGCCCGATGATCCCAGGGCCGGAGTAACGCCGGACAAATGCAGCCACGAGGCACCGTCCAGCAGCGTCGGCCAGTCGTAGCTGTCGGCATCGGCGCGCGCGAACGCCGAGCCGGCCCGGTCGTACAGCACGCGACTCGGCCGCTGGAGCGCCCCGGCTTCGAGAAAATACAGTCCCATTCGCCCCGCACCGGTGCGTATCGACCGGGTGTCGACGCCGTGCCGGCGCAATTCGCCCACCGCGGCCTGGCCCAAAGCGTTGTCGGGAACGACACTGACCATGCCCACGTCATGGCCCAGTCGCGCCAACGACACCGCGACATTGGCTTCGGCCCCGCCTACGCAGATATCCAGGCGCGGCGACTGCAACAGTCGCTCGTTGGCCGGCGCCGCGAGCCGCAGCAGCAACTCGCCGAAACACAGCACTTTCCGGCTCATACGGCCTCCTCAAGGTTGCCGGTACGGTCAGCTGTGACCGGGCTCTCGTAACTATTTGCGCACCGCAGCATGCTGTTCGCTCAAGGTTTTGTTAGGGTTTTGACCAGCGGTGTCATTTTCATTCAGGGGACACCATAACAGGCGCAGCAAGCCCGTCAAGGCCGCTCAGAAGCGGCCTGACACCTTTGGGAGGGGAGCGGAATGCAAGTGCAGTCAATGATAGGAAAGACACCGGTTACCATGCTGGCCGGCGCGATCGCGCTGGCCCTGTCGCTCGCGCCGGTGACCGGTCACGCGCAAACGACCGCCGATCCGGCGCCGCCCGCGCAGGCGGGCGCCGAATCCGCGCAGGACGCCAAGAACCTCGACGCGGTCGTCGTCACCGGCTTCCGCGCCAGTCTGCAGCAGGCGCTGGACATCAAGCGCGAGGAGGTCGGCGTCGTCGACGCGATCGTCGCCGAGGACATCGCCGACTTTCCCGACCTCAACCTGGCCGAATCGCTGCAGCGCATTCCGGGCGTGTCGATCGCGCGCGATGCCGGCGAAGGACGGCAGATTTCGGTGCGCGGCCTGGGGCCCGATTTCACCCGGGTGCGCATCAACGGCATGGAAGCGCTGACCACCGCCGGCGGCACCGACAGTTCCGGCGGCGCCAATCGCGGCCGCGGCTTCGACTTCAACGTGTTCGCCTCGGAGTTGTTCAACAGCCTCAAGGTGCGCAAGACCGCCTCGGCCGATGTCGAAGAAGGCTCGCTCGGCGCCACCGTGGACCTGCAGACCGCGCGGCCGTTCGATTACGACGGACTGACCTTCGTCGCCGGCGGCCAACTCGGCTTCAACGATTTGTCCAAGGACACCGATCCGCGCGCCACCGCGTTGATCAGCAACACCTGGATGGACGGCCGCTTCGGCGCGTTGCTGTCGGTGGCCTACACCGATCGCCGACTGACCGAGGAAGGACACAGCACCGTGCGTTGGGACAACGGGCCGAGCAGCGGCGGTTTCGCCGCCAGCTCGCCGTTCGCCGCCGCGCGTCTTCCGACCACCTTCCATCCGCGCATTCCGCGGTACGGAGTGATGGAGCACGATCAACAACGCCTGGGCGTCACCAGCGCCTTGCAGTTCAAGGTCAGCGACAAGACCGAACTGGGGCTGGACCTGCTGTACGCCAAGTTCGACGCGACCCGCACCGAGAACTTCCTCAACGGCATCTCCTTCAGCCGCACCGGCACCGGCAAGCCGCAGACCGTGGTGCTCGACGGCGAGGTCGACGAACACGGCAATCTGGTCTACGGCCGTTTCAACAACGTCGACGTGCGCTCGGAAGCGCGTTACGACGAGCTCAGCACCAAGTTCACCCAGGCCAACTTCTACGGCGAGCACAAGTTCAGCGACGACTTCGCGCTCAGCGGCCAGATCGGCCGCGCCAAGTCGGAGTTCGACAACCCGATCCAGACCACCGTCACCCTGGATCGCAACAATGTGCAGGGCTACAGCTACGACTACCGCGGCAACAGCCGCTTGCCGGTGATCGACAACGGCTTCGACGTCAACGATCCCAACGCCTGGAGCTTCGCCAACGGCGTGTCGGAAATCCGCCTGCGTCCGCAAGCCTCCGAGAACACCTTCGACAATCGTCAGCTGGATTTCCGCTGGAACGTGGCGCCGGGTTTCAAGATCAAAGGCGGCGTGCAGTCCAAGAAATATCAGTTCGAAAGCAGCGAAAGCCGGCGCGCATCGGAACTTGTGGTGCCGGCGCTGCCGCCGGGCACCAATCTGGCCGATCTGACCAAACGCATCGGCCTGCAGGGCACCAGCGTGGGCGGCAACAACGATTCCAGCTGGCTGATTCCGGACATCGACGCCTTCAACCGGTTGTTCGGCATCTACAGCAACAGCGGGATTTTCGCGGTCTCGCCCGATGTCGCCAGCGCGCGCGGCAACAATCGCAGCGTCGAGGAGAAGGACCTGGGCTACTACCTCCAGGCCGATTTCTCCACCCAGGTGGGTCGCATCCCGTTGAGCGGCAACTTCGGCGTGCGCCACGTCAAGACCAAGCAGTCCTCCACCGGTTTCGCCCTGGCCGGCAGCACACCGGTGCTGACCACGGTGGGCCGCGACTACAGCGACACCTTGCCCTCGTTGAATCTGGTCGCCGACATCACCCCGGATTTCCTGATCCGCTTCGGCGCCTCCAAGGTGATGTCGCGTCCGGGCCTGGGCAACCTCACCCCGGGCGTGACGGTGAGCGTGAGCGGCGGCAACCGCGTGGTGTCCGGCGGCAATCCGCTGCTCGAACCGTTCCGCGCCAAGACCTACGACCTGGGTTTCGAGTGGTACTTCGCCGAAGAGTCGCTGCTGGGACTGGGGTTGTTCTACAAGGACATCGACACCTTCGTGCAGACCTCGCGCGAGATCCGGCCGTACAACACCTCCGGACTTCCCGACGAACTGCTGGCCGGTACCGGCGCGCTGCCGACCGATGAGTTCCAGTTCAATATCCCGGTCAATACGCCGGGCGGAAAACTGCGCGGCCTGGAGCTGAGCTACCAGCAGCCCTTCACCTTCCTGCCGAGCTTCTGGCACGACTTCGGCGTGCAGTTCAACTACACCTACGTCGATTCGAAGATCCAGTACGTCACCGCGGCCGGCGCGTCCTCGCTCAAGACCGATCTGGTGGGCCTGTCCAAGAACGCCTACAACGCGACGCTCTACTTTGAGGGCGATCGCTTCAGCGCGCGCGTGTCGGCCGCTTACCGCGACGACTACCTGACCACCGTGCCCGGCCGCAACAACGCCGATGTCGAAGGCACCAAGGGCACGACGACCATCGACATGTCGGCTTCGTGGAAGATCAGCGACCAGCTGGAGCTGACCCTGGAAGGGCTCAACCTCACCGACGAGTACAACGATCAGTGGGTGGATTCGGCCGCCGATCGGGTTTCGGTCTATCACCACACCGGGCGTCAGTACTTCCTCGGCCTGCGTTACAAGATGTGATGCGGATCTGAGATCGGCGATCTGTCCACGCGGCATGGCGGCGCAAGTCGCCATGCCGTCGCCGGCTCAATCCACGGTCGCGGCGCAATCCACGCCAGATGCTGGCCATCGCGATTTCTACGCCCGCCTTATCGGTTCGATACTTATGCGCACGATCTTGCTCGTCTTGTGGCTGATGGCGTTATCGGACGACGCGCTCGCCAATGAAGCACCGACGATACTCTTGGCCGGCGATTCGACGATCGCGATCAAACGCGCGGAAAAACGCCCGGAAACCGGCTGGGGCGAAGCGCTGGGCGAGGCGTTCGCCGGCAGTGGCGTGAAGATCGACAACCGCGCCTTGAACGGTCGCAGCACCCGCACCTTCGTCGAAGAAGGCCGCTGGCAGGCGCTGCTGGATGCCATCGTCGCCGGCGACTATGTGTTGATCCAGTTCGGCCACAACGATCAATCGCAGAACAAACCCGACCGCTACACGCCACCGGCCGACTACCGTCGCAATCTCGAACGATTCGTCGATCAGACGCGCGAACGCGGCGCCACCGCGATCCTGCTGACGCCGGTCGCGCGGCGGAGGTTCGATCCCAACGGCACGCTGTTGCACAGCCACGGCGAATACTCGGACCTGGTGCGCGCGGTCGCGGCCGAGCGCGGCGTGGCCTTGATCGATCTGGAGCGGCGCAGCGAAGCCGTGCTGGCGTCGCAGGGCGCCGAAGATTCGAAGCAGTTTTTCCTGTGGCTGCGGCCCGGCGACAGCCCCAACTATCCCGACGGCCTGCAAGACGACACCCATTTCTCGCCGCTGGGCGCGCGCTGCATGGCCGCCGAAGTCGCCGATGGCTTGAGCGCGCTGCGGCTGCCGTTGAGCCAGATGCTGAAGCGTCCGCTGCCGGCGCGATGCCTGCGAGCGAACGAACCCACATCCCCGCCGCGTTAGAACGTTCCGCGCTGCACGAACGGCACGCGCTCGTACAGCCTGCGTTCGCCGCCGCGAGGGTCGTGGGCCAACCGCGGCTGGACATCGAACAACAGGGTTTCGCGCTGTTGCAGCGAGTACTGGGGCCACGCGGGAAGCCCGGCGTGGCCGGGATCGCCATGACGCGCGAAGGCCAACAACGCATCGCTCATCAACGCAGCCATCGCACGCGCTTGCACGCCATCGCCGGTGTTCGAGCCGGGCTGCGCGGTGTTGTCGAACACCAGCGCGATATCCAGCGTATGCATCGCGCCCCAGCGGCCTTCGTCCAGCGGCGAGCCCCAGTCGAGTTGATAGACCCAGGTCGGCGCGCCCTGCTCCGCGCGCGCCTGGGCTTCCACGATCGCGGCACGCCACGAACGTCCGGCCGTGGTCGCGGCGAAGAACACTTGCGACGGTGTGTAATCGGGGTACAGGCGGCGATACTCCGCGATCACCGTGTGCGGGTTCAGATCGACGTACTGATGGTCGCGCAATTTGTCCGGCAGCTGCTCCCAGCTCAAGTCGAAATTGGCCGGATCGTGGCCGAGAAAAGCGCGGGTTTCGTCGCGGGTCGTGCCGATCAGCATCGGAATCCGCGCCGATTGCCCGGGCGCATCGGGATAGAACGGATGCCGATGCAGCGACTTTCCGTCGAGCACCGGTCCGAAATACAGCGAGGTGTCTTCGATCCGCGACGGGTCGCGCACCCGGCTCGCCTCGATCAGCCGTTCGAACGGCAGCGCGCGCAGGCGCTGCAGATCCGTCGGCGCGAGGCGCAGCTCATCGAGAAAACGTTGCGCGCGTTGGCTCGCCGCGCGCGGCCCGGCCGCGGTGACCTGCTGCCCGCTCATGGTCATCGCGCGATGGAACAGGCCGCGCGCGGCCGGCATCGCCATCAGCGTGGCGATCTTGGCGCCGCCGCCGGACTGGCCGAACACGGTGACGTTGTCAGCATCGCCGCCGAACTGCGCCGCGTGTTCGCGCACCCAGGTCAGCGCATGGATCAAATCCAACTGGCCGACATTGCCGGACCAGGCGAAGCTGTCGTCGCCCAACTGCGCCAGATACAGATAACCGAAGGCGTTGAGGCGGTGATTGAGCGTGACCACCACCGCATCGCCGCGTCGGCACAGGTTGACGCCGTCGTACAAGGCACTGCTGCCCGAGCCGCTGTCGTAGCCGCCGCCGTGGAGGTAGACCAGGATCGGTCGCCGCGCACCGTCGCGCAGCGCCGGTGTGAACACGTTCAAGTACAGACAGTCTTCGCTGACGCGGCCGTCGGCGCGCTTTTGCGGCGCGGACGGCCCGTGTTCGACGGTGTCGCGCACGCCCTGCCACGGTAGTTCGCGCAGCGCTGGCATGAAACGGCGCGCGGCGGTGTCGGCGCCGTAGGGCACGCCCTTGAACACCAGAATGCCGCGATCGCGGTAGCCGCGGATGCGGCCGCTGCGCGTGCTCGCCAGCGGCGCCTCGTTAGCGCCGTTGGCGAGAGCGGCTAACGCGGCGCACGGCATCGCCGCGGCCGCGCCGCCCGCCATCGCCTTGAGCACCTCGCGACGGCGCATGTCCGCCTCAGCGCAGCGGCGCGCGTCGTGGCAGCGGTTTCAACGGCTCCATGGTCGCCAGATCCCAATCGGCGGGCACGAAGGCCTGCCGGGTTTCCTCGAATTTCGGATAACCGCCGACCTCGCTTTCGCCATCGATGATCTTGCCGCGGCCCTCGATGGTGTCGGCCAGGATGCGGCGATCGATGTCGTCGCGGTCCCAGGGCCGCGCGCCGACGGTAGCGATCACCGCGTCCTGCACCTGCGCCGACGGCAGCAGCTTTACTCCGAACGGAAGCTGCGGCGCCTGCGTGAGTTCGTTCAATTTCACCGGCGCGGTGGTGTAACGCCCGATCTGCGGCAGCGGCTGGCCGATGCGATCGACGACCAGGTTGTCGTCGGCGTAGTAGTCCAGGTCGCCGGACCCGCCGACGCTGAAGAACGCCAGCGTCTGGGTCGACGGACCGGCGCGCATCACGTTGCCGCGCACCGCCATCTGCCCGGTCGAGTACGCGTGGCCCAGCCATTCCTCGGCGATCAGGTTGTAATGCACGGCGCGCTGGCCGGGGTTGTAGATCAGGTTGTTGATCACCTGTCCGCGCGCGCCGCCCTTGAACAAGGGGTTGCGCTCGTAGTTGTGCGCGTACAGGTTGCCGACGATCAAGATGTCGTTGACGTGATCGTGTATCAACGAGCCCTTGGAGTGCTCGCCCTTGCCGTGAGTGGCGTTGGCCAGGCCTTCGGCGATCAGGTTGTTGCTGAAGGTGATCCGCCTGGACGCGGCGCGCATCCAGTCGGCCTGGCTTTCGCCGAAGAAACGCGTGCTCGAGGCCGACAGGTTCTCATCGGTGGCCCAGGTCAGCGAGCAGTGGTCGACGATCACGTCGGCCGCGCCGCGCACGGTGTTGATCGCGTCGAAGTCGACCCCGGCGCGCTTGGCCAGGCCCGCTTCGCCGGGGCGCACCCGGATATGGCGGACGACGACGTCGTGGGTCGCGATCGTCAGCCCCCCGCGGATGAAGGTGATTCCGGGCTGCGGGGCGGTTTGTCCAGCGATGGTCAAATACGGCTCGCTGATCCGCAATTCCTTGCGTTCCAGATCGATCACGCCGCCGACCTCGAACACCACGATGCGCGGCCCGGGAGTGGCGACCGCCTCGGCGAAAGAGCCCGGACCGCTCGACGCCAGCGTGGTCACCCGCAACAGTTTCCCGCCCCGCCCGGCGGGCGTGTGCGCGGCCCAACCCTGCGCGCCCGGAAACGCCAGATCCACGTTTTCGCTCGGCGAAATACGATCTTTGGCCATGGCGCCGAACGACGCGGCGGCCAGCGAGGCGAGCAGAAATCCTCGCACCGCGGCCTTGCCGTAACCCATCCGGCTCGCTTGCGCGGTGGCGCCGCCGAGGTCCCGCAGCACGTGTCCAATCCCCATCCCACCCTCCCAGGTTGTGAGCCAAGCATACGACCGGATTGTCAATGACACCGGTTTCCTATACAACAGCCGCAGACAGGATTTGCCCCGGGATCGGCTCAAGCATGGCGAACCACCCTTTCCACGACCCTATCGACGAGCTCGCTCTCGCGACCCGCCTGGTCGACGCCCGCCTGGGCGCCCGAGCGCTCGCGCTTTACCCGGGGCCGCAGCCGCAGAGCCTGGATGAGGGCTACCGCGTGCAGGATCGCGCGATCGCGCTGTGGGATCGGCCGCTGGCCGGCTGGAAGGTCGGGCGCATTCCCGAGCAATGGGAGCGCGTGCTCGGCGAGGAGCGCTTGGTCGGTCCGATCTTCGCCGACGCGGTGCAGCGCGTCGCGACCGGACAAAGCGGCCGCTTCGCGATCATTCGCGACGGCTTCGCCGCGGTCGAGGCCGAGTACGTGTTCACCCTGCGCGACGACGCGCCCGCGGACAAGACCGAGTACAGCGCGGCCGAAGCGGCCTCGCTGGTGGATTCGCTCTCGGTCGGCGTCGAATTGGCCGGCAGTCCGCTGCCCTTGATCAACATCCTCGGCCCGGCGGTGGTGGTCTCCGACTTCGGCAACAACTCCGGCCTGATTCTCGGACCGCGGATCGAGGATTGGCAACGCATCGACGACGCCGAACTGGTCTGCGAAACCTTCATCGACGATCGTTCGGTGGGTCGTGGCGGCAGCGCCTCCATTCCCGGCGGCCTGCTGGCGGCATTGCGCTTCGCGCTTGCGCGTTGCGCGCGTCGCGGCTATCCGCTCAAGGCCGGCATGCACATCGCCACCGGCGCCACCACCGGCATCCACGATATCGTCGCCGGCCAACGCTCGCGGGTCGATTTCGGCCGCTGGGGCAGTGTGTTGTGCGAAACGATGGCGGCCACCGATCCGAGGAACGCATGACATGACCACGCGACGCGACTTCCTGTTGGGCCTGGGCGCCGCCGGCGTGGCGACCGTCGTGCCGGCCGCGACGCGGGCGGCCGATGGCCATCGGCTGCTGACCGCGACCGACGTGCACGTCAAGGATTACCCGACGGTCGCGGCGATCGAGTGGATCGGCCGCGAACTCGAACGCGCGACCGGCGGGCGCCTGCGGCTGCGCATGTACCACTCCGGCCAACTCGGTCGCGAGTCCGAAGCCATCGACATGGCGCGCTTCG
It includes:
- a CDS encoding response regulator — protein: MRILLIEDELEFAAALTLALKHYDMVADHVPTLGEGQAAAMGDVHDAIVLDRSLPDGDGVALIPRLRAMGLRTPVIVLTARGDLSDRVVGLDAGADDYLVKPFAIEELLARLRAVLRRPARMASDTVRIGLLAFDLVARLAEVEGRPLELPRRELLLLEALLRRRGRTVMRSVIEESVYGFDDDIQSNTLDSHVSRLRRKLSEAGAGVEIHSIRGIGYLLREAV
- a CDS encoding 2-keto-4-pentenoate hydratase encodes the protein MANHPFHDPIDELALATRLVDARLGARALALYPGPQPQSLDEGYRVQDRAIALWDRPLAGWKVGRIPEQWERVLGEERLVGPIFADAVQRVATGQSGRFAIIRDGFAAVEAEYVFTLRDDAPADKTEYSAAEAASLVDSLSVGVELAGSPLPLINILGPAVVVSDFGNNSGLILGPRIEDWQRIDDAELVCETFIDDRSVGRGGSASIPGGLLAALRFALARCARRGYPLKAGMHIATGATTGIHDIVAGQRSRVDFGRWGSVLCETMAATDPRNA
- a CDS encoding sensor histidine kinase; translation: MTGARSHSLKRRLLWRLLVLQGALLAIFGLLIVLALFSTNIAKDADNAVEILQHALTLDRSGRMTLRETPDLMQLRGEIPTLWYIIRDQRGRELRHGPIPPEFAAIGGALDQVSQARLGYLIDDDKATGARLKRVETSFGRVQILTTEEGRVMAPGRATWLILTVMATVILPLLVLMTVVTSIATPKVVRWSLRSLEPVVEIARELDVERRGERLPEADVPDEVLPLVSAVNDALGRYDEGHERRRRFLADAAHELRTPIAILNARLESMPSSPERARLLQDLARLSVLAEHLLNLQRLDRTNPNFQPLDLVDLAQQTAANMAPLAIGAGYELGFETDIDSAPVAGDALALERVLVNLVHNAIEYGGNHGSITIFVGRDHSHGIVEISDQGPGIRPEHREKVFERFYRIQDNQRGSGLGLNLVRDIVRLHRGSIDIVDAPQEGARFRLLLPLSHPRLRA
- a CDS encoding sugar kinase, whose translation is MSRKVLCFGELLLRLAAPANERLLQSPRLDICVGGAEANVAVSLARLGHDVGMVSVVPDNALGQAAVGELRRHGVDTRSIRTGAGRMGLYFLEAGALQRPSRVLYDRAGSAFARADADSYDWPTLLDGASWLHLSGVTPALGSSGAAAAIAAARAARQAGVRICFDGNFRSSLWKEWGADPAPILHELMSQADVLIADHRDIAVALAMQIDPHAADGGLAKAAELAFAAFPNLQRLACTQRLQRNVDHHALSAVLFDRDGSVIWTPSHELPSIVDRIGTGDAFAAGLLHGALREMSDEDGLNFALAAASLKHSVPGDFNLVDLQEIEGLLGGSGFHVRR
- a CDS encoding TonB-dependent receptor, which gives rise to MQVQSMIGKTPVTMLAGAIALALSLAPVTGHAQTTADPAPPAQAGAESAQDAKNLDAVVVTGFRASLQQALDIKREEVGVVDAIVAEDIADFPDLNLAESLQRIPGVSIARDAGEGRQISVRGLGPDFTRVRINGMEALTTAGGTDSSGGANRGRGFDFNVFASELFNSLKVRKTASADVEEGSLGATVDLQTARPFDYDGLTFVAGGQLGFNDLSKDTDPRATALISNTWMDGRFGALLSVAYTDRRLTEEGHSTVRWDNGPSSGGFAASSPFAAARLPTTFHPRIPRYGVMEHDQQRLGVTSALQFKVSDKTELGLDLLYAKFDATRTENFLNGISFSRTGTGKPQTVVLDGEVDEHGNLVYGRFNNVDVRSEARYDELSTKFTQANFYGEHKFSDDFALSGQIGRAKSEFDNPIQTTVTLDRNNVQGYSYDYRGNSRLPVIDNGFDVNDPNAWSFANGVSEIRLRPQASENTFDNRQLDFRWNVAPGFKIKGGVQSKKYQFESSESRRASELVVPALPPGTNLADLTKRIGLQGTSVGGNNDSSWLIPDIDAFNRLFGIYSNSGIFAVSPDVASARGNNRSVEEKDLGYYLQADFSTQVGRIPLSGNFGVRHVKTKQSSTGFALAGSTPVLTTVGRDYSDTLPSLNLVADITPDFLIRFGASKVMSRPGLGNLTPGVTVSVSGGNRVVSGGNPLLEPFRAKTYDLGFEWYFAEESLLGLGLFYKDIDTFVQTSREIRPYNTSGLPDELLAGTGALPTDEFQFNIPVNTPGGKLRGLELSYQQPFTFLPSFWHDFGVQFNYTYVDSKIQYVTAAGASSLKTDLVGLSKNAYNATLYFEGDRFSARVSAAYRDDYLTTVPGRNNADVEGTKGTTTIDMSASWKISDQLELTLEGLNLTDEYNDQWVDSAADRVSVYHHTGRQYFLGLRYKM
- a CDS encoding pectate lyase family protein; this encodes MGIGHVLRDLGGATAQASRMGYGKAAVRGFLLASLAAASFGAMAKDRISPSENVDLAFPGAQGWAAHTPAGRGGKLLRVTTLASSGPGSFAEAVATPGPRIVVFEVGGVIDLERKELRISEPYLTIAGQTAPQPGITFIRGGLTIATHDVVVRHIRVRPGEAGLAKRAGVDFDAINTVRGAADVIVDHCSLTWATDENLSASSTRFFGESQADWMRAASRRITFSNNLIAEGLANATHGKGEHSKGSLIHDHVNDILIVGNLYAHNYERNPLFKGGARGQVINNLIYNPGQRAVHYNLIAEEWLGHAYSTGQMAVRGNVMRAGPSTQTLAFFSVGGSGDLDYYADDNLVVDRIGQPLPQIGRYTTAPVKLNELTQAPQLPFGVKLLPSAQVQDAVIATVGARPWDRDDIDRRILADTIEGRGKIIDGESEVGGYPKFEETRQAFVPADWDLATMEPLKPLPRRAPLR
- a CDS encoding rhamnogalacturonan acetylesterase — encoded protein: MRTILLVLWLMALSDDALANEAPTILLAGDSTIAIKRAEKRPETGWGEALGEAFAGSGVKIDNRALNGRSTRTFVEEGRWQALLDAIVAGDYVLIQFGHNDQSQNKPDRYTPPADYRRNLERFVDQTRERGATAILLTPVARRRFDPNGTLLHSHGEYSDLVRAVAAERGVALIDLERRSEAVLASQGAEDSKQFFLWLRPGDSPNYPDGLQDDTHFSPLGARCMAAEVADGLSALRLPLSQMLKRPLPARCLRANEPTSPPR
- a CDS encoding carboxylesterase/lipase family protein, translating into MRRREVLKAMAGGAAAAMPCAALAALANGANEAPLASTRSGRIRGYRDRGILVFKGVPYGADTAARRFMPALRELPWQGVRDTVEHGPSAPQKRADGRVSEDCLYLNVFTPALRDGARRPILVYLHGGGYDSGSGSSALYDGVNLCRRGDAVVVTLNHRLNAFGYLYLAQLGDDSFAWSGNVGQLDLIHALTWVREHAAQFGGDADNVTVFGQSGGGAKIATLMAMPAARGLFHRAMTMSGQQVTAAGPRAASQRAQRFLDELRLAPTDLQRLRALPFERLIEASRVRDPSRIEDTSLYFGPVLDGKSLHRHPFYPDAPGQSARIPMLIGTTRDETRAFLGHDPANFDLSWEQLPDKLRDHQYVDLNPHTVIAEYRRLYPDYTPSQVFFAATTAGRSWRAAIVEAQARAEQGAPTWVYQLDWGSPLDEGRWGAMHTLDIALVFDNTAQPGSNTGDGVQARAMAALMSDALLAFARHGDPGHAGLPAWPQYSLQQRETLLFDVQPRLAHDPRGGERRLYERVPFVQRGTF